The genomic segment CGGCGCCAAGCAGCCGTTCCCGTGCCCGACCGAGGACCCGGAGGCCCTCGCGGCGGCCGAGCTGGAGCCGGGCGTCCCCCTGCTCCCGACCGATCCGTGGCTCCTGGAGTCCTCGCTGCTCACCCTCTCGGGGCTGGACTACGCGGGCATCGTGGAGGTGAAGACGGCGGACGGCACGGTCAAGAAGGTGCTGAAGTTCACCGCCGACTCCATCGACATCAGGGACCTGCACCAGACGGCGGTGGGCCCGGACGGCACCACCATGCACGTCCAGGCGCGCGACGGCTCCACGTCCACCATCCGCGGCGGCAAGGTGACGATGTACACGGAGGAGCTGAAGGGCAACCTCTTCGGCATCATCCCGATCACCTTCAGCCCCACCTCGCCGCCCCCGATCAACGTGCCCTTCGCGTTCTTCACGAACGTCAAGGTCACCCAGGCCGGCCAGTTCGGCGGTTCGCTCACCGTGCCCGGCCTGCACAACTACCTCACCAAGAACGGCGGCTGACCTCTCCGCCGCACCCCAGACCAGTCCGGGAGCCGCACAACACCTGTGGCCCGCAGCCCTGTTGCTCAGGGGTGCGGGCCGCAGGCGTGTCCGCGCCCGCCTTCCCCGTACGACGGAACGGCCGTGGGCCGCACACCCGGCTCTCGCCGAAGTGTGCGGCCCACGGCCGTCGTTCCGCCGGTGGCGTGCGCCGTCAGGCGCGGTCGCGACCGCCCACGTGGTGGACGTGCACCATGTTGGTGGTGCCGGGGATGCCGGGGGGCGAACCGGCGGTGATGATCATCGTGTCGCCCTCGTTGTAGCGGCCGAGCTTCAGCAGCTCGGCGTCGACCATGTCGACCATCGCGTCGGTGGTCTCCACGTGCGGCACGACGTGGGCCTCGACGCCCCAGCTCAGGGTGAGCTGGTTGCGGGTGGACTCGTCCGTGGTGAAGGCGAGCACCGGCTGCGCGGCGCGGTAGCGGGACAGGCGGCGGGCGGTGTCACCGGACTGGGTGAACGCTACCAGCGCCTTGCCGTCCAGGAAGTCCGCGATCTCGGCGGCGGCGCGGGCGACCGCACCACCCTGGGTGCGCGGCTTCTTGCCCGGGACGAGCGGCTGGAGGCCCTTGGAGAGGAGCTCCTCCTCGGCGGCGACGACGATCTTCGCCATCGTCTTGACCGTCTCGATCGGGTACGCGCCGACCGAGGACTCGGCGGACAGCATGACCGCGTCCGCACCGTCCAGGATCGCGTTGGCGACGTCGGACGCCTCGGCGCGCGTCGGACGGGAGTTGGTGATCATCGACTCCATCATCTGGGTCGCCACGATCACCGGCTTGGCGTTGCGCCGGCAGAGCTCCACCAGGCGCTTCTGCACCATCGGGACCTTCTCCAGCGGGTACTCGACGGCGAGGTCGCCACGGGCCACCATCACACCGTCGAACGCCAGGACGACGCCCTCCATGTGCTCGACCGCCTGCGGCTTCTCCACCTTGGCGATGACGGGGACCCGGCGGCCCTCCTCGTCCATCACCTTGTGGACGTCCTTGACGTCCTCGGCGTCACGGACGAAGGAGAGGGCGACCATGTCGCAGCCCATCCGCAGGGCGAACCGGAGGTCGTCCACGTCCTTCTCGGACAGGGCGGGGACGTTGACCGCCGCGCCGGGCAGGTTGATGCCCTTGTGGTCGGAGATGACACCGCCCTCGATGACGATGGTCTTGACCCGGGGGCCCTCGACCGAGACGACCTTCAGCTCGACGTTGCCGTCGTTGATGAGGATCGGGTCGCCCTTGGCGACGTCGCCCGGCAGACCCTTGTAGGTCGTGCCGCAGATCGACTTGTCGCCGGGGACGTCCTCGGCTGTGATGGTGAACTCGTCACCGCGGACCAGCTCGACGGGGCCCTCGGCGAACTTCGCGAGGCGGATCTTCGGGCCCTGGAGGTCGGCGAGCACGCCCACCGCCCGCCCGGTCTCGGCGGCAGCCTTGCGGACACGGTCGTACCGGCCCTGGTGCTCTTCGTGGGTGCCGTGGCTGAAGTTGAATCGGGCCACGCTCATGCCGGCCTCGATCAGAGCGACCAGCTTCTCGTGGGAGTCGACGGCGGGACCGAGGGTGCAGACGATTTTGGAACGGCGCATGGGGCGGATCCTATCGGTTTGTTTCACTGCGGAATATTCCGTCTGGTGGAAAGTACAAAGGGGCGTGGGGGTGCTCAGTTGTCGGCCTCTACGGGTGCGTCGCCCCGGCCTCCTCGGGCCTGGTGCCGCTTCCGTCGCCGCCGTCCCCGGCGGCCCGTCCGACCAGCGCGAACGTCTGTCCGGCGATCTCCAGTTCCTCGTCCGTCGGGACCACGGCGACCGCGACCCGGGCGTACTCGGGGGAGATCAGCCGGGGCTGGGGCGACCGTACGGCGTTCAGAGCGCCGTCCACCGCCATGCCCAGCTCCTCCAGACCGGCGATGGCCGCCTCCCGTACCGGGGCCGAGTTCTCGCCGACCCCCGCCGTGAAGGCCACCGCGTCCACCCGGCCGAGGACGGCCGTGTAGGCGCCGATGTACTTCTTCAGCCGGTGGATGTAGATGTCGAAGGCGAGGGCGGCGCGCTCGTCGCCCTCGTCCACGCGGCGGCGGATCTCTCGCATGTCGTTGTCGCCGCAGAGGCCGACCAGACCGCTCTTCTTGTTGAGCAGCTCGTCGATCTCGTCCGCCGACATCCCCGCCACCCGCTTCAGGTGGAAGGTGACCGCCGGGTCGATGTCCCCGGAGCGGGTCCCCATGACGAGGCCCTCCAGCGGGGTCAGGCCCATCGAGGTGTCCACGCACCGCCCGCCCGCCACGGCGGACGCCGAGGCGCCGTTGCCGAGGTGCAGCACGATGATGTTGAGCTCCTCGACCGGCCGGCCCAGCAGCTTCGCCGTACGGCGCGAGACGTACGCGTGCGAGGTGCCGTGGAAGCCGTACCGGCGCACCCGGTGGGCGTCGGCGGTCTCCACGTCGATCGCGTACCGGGCCGCGTGCTCGGGCATCGTGGTGTGGAACGCGGTGTCGAAGACCGCGACCTGCGGCAGGTCCGGCCGCAGTTCCTGGGCCGTACGGATGCCGGTGATGTTCGCCGGGTTGTGCAGCGGGGCGACCGGCACCAGCCGCTCGATCTCCTTGAGCACGTCGTCGGTGACCACGGTCGGCTCGGTGAACCGGAGCCCGCCGTGCACCACCCGGTGCCCGATCGCGGCCAGCTCGGGGGAGTCCAGGCCCAGCCCGTCGGCCGCCAGCTCCTCGGCCGCGGCCTTCAGGGCCGCCGAGTGGTCGGCGATCCGGCCGTTGCGCTCACGGGCCTCGCCGCCCTCGCCCGGACGCGGGGTGTGCACCAGGCGGGACGTTTCCTCACCGATGCGCTCCACCAGCCCGGAGGCGAGCCGGGAGTGGTCGCGCATGTCCAGCAGCTGGTACTTCACCGACGAGGAGCCGGAGTTGAGCACGAGCACCCGGTGCGCGCCGGAGGGCGCGGCACCCGCCCCGCCCTGCCCGGTCGTCGCGTCGGTCGTCGTGTGGGTCATGCGGGTCACTCCTCGCCCTGCGCCTGGATGGCTGTAATGGCCACGGTGTTGACGATGTCCTGGACCAGGGCGCCGCGCGACAGGTCGTTGACCGGCTTGCGCAGCCCCTGGAGCACCGGACCCACCGCGACCGCGTTCGCCGAGCGCTGTACGGCCTTGTAGGTGTTGTTCCCGGTGTTGAGGTCCGGGAAGATCAGCACGGTGGCACGGCCCGCCACCGGGGACTCGGGCATCTTCGTCGCCGCGACGGTCGGCTCGACCGCCGCGTCGTACTGGATCGGGCCCTCGATGAGCAGGTCGGGCCGTGCCGAGCGGACCCGGTCCGTCGCCTCCCGCACCTTCTCGACGTCCGCGCCGGAACCCGAGGTCCCGGTCGAGTACGACAGCATCGCGATCCGCGGGTCCACCCCGAAACGGGCCGCCGTCGCCGCCGACTGGACCGCGATGTCCGAGAGCTGCTCGGCGTCCGGGTCCGGGTTGACCGCGCAGTCGCCGTACACCAGCACCTTGTCGGCGAGGCACATGAAGAAGACCGAGGAGACGATGCGCGCGTCCGGCTTCGTCTTGATGATCTCGAAGGCCGGCCGGATGGTCGCCGCCGTGGAGTGCACGGAACCGGAGACCATGCCGTGCGCCAGGCCCTCCTGGACCATCAGCGTGCCGAAGTAGTTCACGTCGGAGACCACGTCGTACGCCAGCTCCACCGTCACTCCGCGGTGCGCGCGCAGTTGGGCGTACCGCTCCGCGAAGGCCTGCCGCAGTTCGGAGGTCTGGGGGTCGATGAGCTGGGTGTCCGCGAGGTCGATGCCGAGGTCGGCCGCCTTCTTGCGGATCAGGTCCACGTCGCCGAGGAGCGTCAGCTCGCACACGTCGCGGCGGAGCAGCACGTCCGCGGCGCGCAGCACGCGCTCCTCGGAACCCTCCGGCAGCACCACCCGGCGCCGGTCGGCGCGCGCCTGCTCCAGCAGGTCGTGCTCGAACATCATCGGCGTGACGCGTCCGGTACGGGCCACCGAGACCCGTTCGAGGAGCGCCGCGGTGTCCACATGGCGCTCGAACAGGCCGAGCGCGGTCTCCGCCTTGCGGGGCGTGGCCGCGTTCAGCTTGCCTTCGAGGGCGAAGAGTTCGCCGGCGGTGGGGAAGGAACCCCCCGGAACCGAGATCACCGGGGTGCCGGGCGCGAGCCGGGCCGCCAGCTGGAGGATCTCCTCGCCGGGACGCTCGTCCAGCGTCAGCAGCACCCCCGCGATGGGCGGGGTGCCGGCGCTGTGCGCGGCGAGCGAACCCACCACCAGGTCGGCCCGGTCGCCCGGGGTGACGACCATGCAGCCGGGCGTCAGCGCCTTCAGGACCCTCGGCAGCATCGCCCCGCCGAACACGAAGTCCAGCGCGTCCCGCGCGAGCCCCGCGTCGTCGCCGAGCAGCACCGTGCCGCCCAGCGCGGCGGTGACCTGCGCGACCGTGGGCGCCGAGAGGGCCGGATCGTCCGGCAGTACGTAGACCGGGACGGTCAGCCGCTCCACGATGCGCTCGGCGAGCGTGTCCCGGTCCTCGGGCGCGACCCGGTTGACCACCATCGCCAGCACGTCGCAGCCGAGCCCGGCGTAGGCGCGGTAGGCGTTGTGGGTCTCGGCCCGCACCGACTCGGCGGGCTGGTCCTTGCCGCCGACCACCGTGATGACGGAGGCCCCGAACTCGTTGGCGAGGCGGGCGTTGAGCGCCAGCTCGTCGGGGAGCTGGGTCTCCGCGTAGTCGGTGCCGAGCACCAGCACCACCTCGTACGCGCGCGCGACCTGGTGGAAGCGCTCGACGAGCCGGGAGACGAGTTCGTCGGTACCCTGTTCCGCCTGGACCGCCGACGCCTCGTGGTAGTCGAGGCCGTAGACGGTCTCCGGGCTCTGGGAGAGCCGGTAGCGGGCGCGCAGCAACTCGAACAGCCGGTCGGGACCGTCGTGGACCAGCGGCCGGAAGACGCCGACGCGGTCCACCTGCCGTGTCAGTAGCTCCATGACCCCGAGTTCGACGACCTGACGGCCGTCCCCCCGGTCGATCCCGGTCACGTACACGCTGCGCGTCACGCGTGGTCTCCCGTCCTGATGCGGCTGTTCGCCCGATACGGGCGGTGATATCCCGGTAGGGGTGGCATTGGCTTGCATTATTTCCGACGATACCCGCGGGGGCCGCAGGGCCGCCCGCCGGAGACCCCTTCCCGTCTTTCCCGCACGGCACCGGGCCGTTGCCGGTGCCGTGCGTGTGTGCACGCGTACACCCGGGGGCATTGCTTCCCCGCCCCGGCTCCCCGGTAGCCATGAGGCCCCACGTAACGTGGGACCGGAGGCAGCTTCCGGACCTGTTACCCGGATTTTCGCCCCCTGTTCGTGCGCCGGAGCAGCCGAAAGCGCGGGGTGTACCCCTGCCGTGGGAGAATCGGGACGGCTCACGGCGCGGGGGCCGCTCACCAAGGCCCCGAACAGTCCGGTACTAGCGAGCAGGAGACAACGCACGATGCGCATCGGAATTCTCACCGCAGGCGGCGACTGCCCCGGCCTGAACGCAGTGATCCGTTCGGTCGTGCACCGCGCAGTAGTGGGTCACGGCGACGAGGTCATCGGCTTCGAGGACGGCTTCAAGGGCCTCCTGGACGGCCACTACCGCCCGCTGGACCTGAACGCCGTCAGTGGCATCCTGGCGCGCGGCGGCACCATCCTCGGCTCCGCCCGCCTGGAGCGCGACCGGCTCCGCGAGGCCGCCGAGAACTGCGAGGAGCTGTCCCGCCGTTACGGCATAGACGCCCTCATCCCCATCGGCGGCGAGGGCACCCTCACGGCGGCCCGGATGCTCTCCGAGGCCGGCATGCCCGTCGTCGGCGTCCCGAAGACCATCGACAACGACATCTCCGCCACCGACCGCACCTTCGGGTTCGACACCGCGGTGGGCGTCGCGACGGAGGCCATAGACCGCCTCAAGACCACCGCCGAATCCCACCAGCGCGTCATGGTCGTCGAGGTGATGGGCCGTCACGCCGGGTGGATCGCCCTGGAGTCCGGCATGGGCGGCGGCGCGCACGGCATCTGCCTGCCCGAGCGCCCCTTCCAGGTCGACGACCTGGTCAAGATGGTCGAGGAACGCTTCGCCCGCGGCAAGAAGTTCGCGGTCATCTGCGTCGCCGAAGGCGCGCACCCCGCCGAGGGCTCGATGACCTACGCCAAGGGCGAGATCGACCAGTTCGGCCACGAGCGCTTTCAGGGCATCGGCAACCGCCTCGCCGTCGAGCTGGAGCGCCGCCTCGGCAAGGAGGCCCGCCCGGTCATCCTCGGCCACGTCCAGCGCGGCGGCACCCCGACCGCCTACGACCGCGTCCTCGCGACCCGCTTCGGCTGGCACGCAGTGGAGGCCGTGCACCGCGGCGAGTTCGGCAACATGACCGCCCTGCGCGGGACCTCCATCGAGATGGTGCCGCTCGCCGACGCGGTGACCCAGCTGAAGACCGTACCGGCGGACCGGATGTTCGAGGCGGAGTCGGTGTTCTAGGCAGGACCCCCCGCACCAGCGCGTGAAGGCTGTTCCGACGTCCCCGCAAGGGGCGGCGGGACAGCCTTCACGCGTTTCCGCCGGTCTGCCGCTGTGCCCGCCGAGGGGCACGAGCGGCAAGCGGCGTCGGACGGCGGCGGTCCGTCCGACGGTTCATTCACGCCTCGTGTTGGCCAAGTCCATTCATGGGGAATCAAGTTGGTGAATGATGTGTGATCCGACGCGCCGGTGGTACGACCCGGGCAACACTGAGCCCGGCGCGGACGGCGAAGGCCGGCCGGCCGGGACATTCGGTGACGGGGGATGTCGGGTGGAGCGTGACGCTGAAGAGGCAGGGCGTACGGGGGACGACACGACGCGCAACGAGTTCGCGGGCACCGGCGGGCCCGTCGTCATGGGGCGGGACATCTACGGTGGCGTCACCATCCGGACGCCCGCACCTTCTCCCGCGGCGCAGGGGGACCCCGACCTCGCCAGAGCCGCCGACGACCTCGCGGCGGCGGTCGAACGCCAGTGGAGGCAAGAGGCCGCGCTGCGGCGTCTCAACGATCCCTACCCGCTTTCGGTGCGGTGGCGGCCGACGGATCCCGGGCTCCTGGAGCCCTGGCGTCTGCTGGTCGCGCTCGCCACCACCGGAGTCGGTCGGGCGGCCTCCGCCGAGCGGTCCGGTTGGGCGACCGGCCCGGAGGCGCTCTCGGGCGATGGCGGCGATCTGGTGAGCGTACTGGCCAAGGTCCCCACAGGCCGCCTGATCGTGCTCGGCGAACCCGGCTCCGGCAAAAGCGTCCTGCTGGTCCGACTGGTCCTGGACCTGCTCGCGCGTCGCAACCCCGGAGAACCGGTGCCGGTCCTTCTCCCCCTGGCCTCGTGGGACCCGGAGCAGGAGGATCTGGACCATTGGGTGGAGCAACGGCTGGGCATCGACTACCAGTGGCTCGGCGAAAACAACCGGACGGGCACCAGCAGGGGGCGTGAACTGCTGGACGCCGGCTCGATCATGCTGGTGATGGACGGTCTGGACGAGATCCCCGATGGTGTCCGCGGACGAGCGATCGCCCGGATCAACGACACCCTGGGCTTCAACCCGGACCTCGGCATGGTGCTCAGCACCCGCAGCGCACCCTTCGCCGCCACCGTACGCCCCCCGAACGGGCGCGAGGTGCGAATGACCGGTGCGGCGGGCGTCACGCTGGAGCCGCTGGACCTGGCGACAGTCGCGACGTACCTGAAAGACTCCGCTGGCGGACCGGCCGACGAAGCGCGCTGGCAGGGAGTGTTCTCCACCCTGGCCGAAGGGCCGGGCGACCAGCCTCTGGGGCAGGTGCTCACGACACCGCTGATGGCGTATCTGGCCCGCGTCGCCTACTCCTCCCCGTCGTCCGCCCCGGCGGGCCGCCCGGACGAGCTTCTGGACCTCACACGGTTTCCCACGCGGGCCAGTATCCAGGCGCACCTGCTCGACTCCTACGTCCCCGCCTCCTACGCACGGCGCGAGACCGCGGTTCCGGCCGGGCGCCATGGGCAGCCGCGCTGGTGGACCACCGGGGAGGCGGTTCCGTTCCTCTCCTTCCTCGCCAACGACCTGGAGCACCGCCAGCAGGGAACCACCGACTTCGGATGGTGGACCCTCGCCGACGCGGCGCCGAGAATCCTGGCGGGAGTCGCCGTCGGTCTCGTGGCGGTACCGGCGGGCGTGGTGATGCCGTTCGGCGCCTGGCTCGGGGTCGGCATGCTGGTGGGGGTCGGCGTGGCGTTGATCGGCCGCCGGTGGAGTCTTCCCACCCGGAGCTTCAACCGCGGGCTTGCGGGGGGACTGGCAGGCAGCGTTCTCGGCTCCGCTGCGGGCCTCGGTATGCGCTACCTGCTCGGGATCGACAGCCCGGCAGGCTATCTGGTCAGCGGGCTCGCGCTGGGCCTGGTGCCCGGGTTCCTCGGAGGCTTTCGGGCCGGGCTGGCGGGTGGCGTCGCGGCGTCCTTCGTCGGCGCGTTCGTCGGCGAACCCGAGATGGGAGAACCGGCCTCGCTGGTCAACAGCATTGGGTTCGCGGTCGCTGCCGCCTGCGTGGTCACCCTGGGCCGCAGCCGGATGCCTGCCCGGGGGCTGCGCTGGTCACCGCTCGGCGTACTCACCGGCATGGGCGGCGGACTCGTTCTCGGGGTCGCCGTCACCGTGCAGGCCGACGCGCGCTCAGGGCTCCTGTCCGGGATCGTCGCCGCAGTGGGAGGCTCCTTCGGCGCGGGTCTGGAAGCCAGACCGGCCGAGGCCACGGTCGCTGCCGGCCCGCAGACCGTTTTGGACCAGGACCGGGTCACGTTCTGGACCACGGCCATGGCGGGAGGGCTCGCCATCGGCGTGGCGGCGGTGCTCGTCATCGGATCGGTCATGGGGCCGTGGCGGGGCATGCTGGTCGGCGTGGCCGATGGCCTGGCGACCGGCCTGGCGTGGGGTTTTCTTCAGGCCAGGTACGGATCGTTCACGCTCGCCCGATGGTGGCTCGCCCTGCACGGAAAGGTGCCGTTGCGGTTGATGCCGTTCCTTGCGGACGCGCATCGACGAGGGGTGCTGAGGCAGGTCGGAGCCACGTACCAGTTGCGCCACGCCGAACTGCAGCGTCGACTCGCGGGAGGAGAGTGAGCCGCCGCGTTCTGCCTCCGGCGCCCCTCATTCCCTCCGGGGATCGTCGTCCGCACCGGGAGACGGCGGTTCACCGTACGAGGGCGTGTCGGCCCGTGTGTCCGCACCGCGGGTGCCGGGCTCGGCCGAATCACGGGTGGTGACGCTGGGGCCGAAAAAATCCCTGCCCATGAGGACCGGGCCGTAATGGGTTCCTCCGCTGATGTGGTTCGTCACTCCGTTCCGGCCGATCTCCTCCGGCCGGGCCGTCCGGCGCCATTCCTCCAGAGCGAGACGGAAGTCCGCGTCGATCACGGCTCGCACGGCGAGGGCCGTGCTCAGCCGCTGAGCCCGTTCCAACTCGCCAGGAGCCTCCGCCAGAGCCGCGAGTTCGTCCTCACCGGAGCTCACCACGAGCGAATCGTCCGTATCGCCGCGCCGGAAGGGAAGACGCAACAGCTCGCTCAGACCGGTCCACGCCTGTCGGCCCGCCTCGGTTCCCACACCACCGGCCAGTGCAGCCAGCACGGCTGCCGAGATCGGGTCCATCGTCACTCCTCGGTCATGGGTCTGTCGCCGCGTCGCCCGCTCGCCCACCGGGCGATGGACGCGCACCACCGAGCATGCCCCGTACACGGGCGGCCTGACCCGCCCGCACGGAAAATGGTGCGGACCAAAAGGCCTCAGTGCGCCTCCGGCACCCACCGGTAGTGCAGCTCCGGCCGTCCGACCTGGCCGTAGTGCGGCCGGCGGGCGGCCCGGCCGAGACCGACGAGGTGTTCCAGGTAACGGCGTGCGGTGATGCGGGAGATGCCCAGCGCCTCGCCGGTGGCCGCCGCAGTCACCCCGTCCGGCGCCCCGCGCAGCTCACGGGTGACCGCTTCCAGCGTGGGGGCGCTCAGCCCCTTCGGCAGCGCGGCCGGGTGCGGTGCGCGCAGCACCCCGAGCGCCCGGTCCACCTCCTCCTGGCCGCTCGCCTCCCCGGCCGCCGCCCGGAACTCCGCGTACCGCACCAGCCGGTCCCGCAGCGTCGGGTAGGTGAACGGCTTCAGCACGTACTGCACCACCCCCAGCGAGACACCCTCACGCACCACCGCGAGGTCCCTCGCCGAGGTCACCGCGATCACGTCGGCGCCGTGCCCGGCCGCCCGCAGCGCGCGCAGCAGCTGGAGCCCGTGGCCGTCGGGGAGGTAGAGGTCGAGCAGCAGCAGATCGACGGGCTCCCGGTCCAGCGCCCGTACCGCCTCCGCCCGCGTGTGCGCCACCGCCGCCACCTCGAAGCCCTCCACCCGTGCGACGTACATCCGGTGGGCGTCGGCGGCCACCGGATCGTCCTCCACCACCAGGACCCGGATCATGCGCGCTCTCCCGCCGTGCTCGTGGTGCTCGTAGCGCCGTTTCCGCGGCCCGTACGGTCCCCGATCGGCAGGCGTACGGAGAACTCCGCGCCCCCGTCCGGACCCCGCCCCAGCTCCACCGTCCCGCCGTTGCGCCGCACGGTCTGGCGGACCAGCGCGAGGCCGAGCCCCCGCCCGCTGCCGTGCGTCGACCAGCCGGTACGGAACACCGCCTCGGCGTCGTCCCGCCCGATGCCGGGGCCGTTGTCCGCCACCTTCAGCAGCAGCTCCCGGGCGTCGGCCCCAGCGACGGCCGTCACCGTGACCCGGGGGCGGGCGGGTACGTGCGCGGCGGCCGGGTCCTCGCCGCGCGGGGCGGGGACGACGGCCACCGGTGCGCCCGGGCCCTCGGCCGCCGCGTCCAGCGCGTTGTCGATCAGATTGCCCAGCACGGTCACCAGGTCCCGCTGCGCCAGGGTGTCGGGCAGCACCCCGTCGTCGATCCGGCTGTCCTCGGCCAGCACCAGCTCCACCCCGCGCTCGTTCGCCTGGGCCGCCTTGCCCAGCAGCAGCGCCGCGAGCACAGGTTCGGCGACCGAGCCCACCACCCGGTCCGTCAGCACCTGGGCCAGCTCCAGCTCGGCGGTCGCGAACCCCACCGCCTCCTCGGCGCGGCCGAGTTCGATCAGCGACACCACCGTGTGCAACCGGTTCGCCGCCTCGTGCGCCTGCGCGCGGAGCGCCTGCGAGAAACCCCGCTCCGAGTCCAACTCGCCCGACAGTGCCTGAAGTTCGGTGTGGTCCCGCAGTGTCACCACGGTGCCCCGCTGCTCACCGCCCACCACCGGCCGGGAGTTCAGCACGATCACCCGGTCCGCCGTCAGATGGAGCTCGTCCACGCGCGGCTCGGACGCCAGCAGCGCCCCGGTCAGCGAGGGCGGCAGCGCCAGCGCGTCCGCCTTCCGGCCGACCGCCTCGGACCCCAGCCCCAGCAGTTCGCGGCCCGCGTCGTTGATCAACGCGATCCTCCGCTGCCCGTCCAGCATCAGCAGCCCCTCGCGCACCGCGTGCAGAGCGGCCTCGTGGTAGTCGTGCATCCGGCTCAGCTCCGCCGCGTTCATCCCGTGCGTGTGGCGGCGCAGCCGGGCGTTGATCACGTACGTACCGATCCCGCCGAGCGCCAGCGCACCCGCCGCCGCGAGGCTCAGCGCCCGCAGCTGTGCCCGCACCTGGGTGGAGACCCGCTCCACGGTGATGCCCGCGCTGACCAGCCCGGTGATCCGGCCCCCGTCGCGGACCGGGGTGACCACCCGGATCGACGGGCCGAGCGTGCCCGTGTACGTCTCCTCGAACGTCTCGCCCTTCAACGCCCGCGCGGTGTGCCCGAGGAAGGTCTCGCCGATGCGCGACCTGTCCGGATGCGTCCAGCGCACGCCGTGCGGGTCCATGATCGTCACGAACGCGATCCCGGTGTCCGCACGGACCTGTTCCGCGTACGGCTGGAGCGCCGAGGACGGGTCCGGGGTACGGATCGCCTCCCGCACGGAGGGCGACCCGGCGATCGCCACCGCCGCCGCCCGCACCTGCCGCCGCGCGGTCTCCTCGGCCCGCGCGGAGCCGGAGACGTACGCGAAGAACGCCCCGCCGGCCACCACGGCGGCGATCAGGACGACCTGCATGGCGAAGAGCTGACCGGCCAGGCTGCGGGGACGGGGGCGGAAGGAACGCATGGCGGACAGTGTGCCCCGGGTGCGGTGACCTGGGTGAGGCGCGGTGACCGGCGTGGGGTGACCGGGGCAGGTGCGGTGACCGGGGTGAGGCGGGAGGGGCGGCGAAGGGCTGGTTCGGCCTGCGGCGAAAGGAGTTTTCGCGGTACGGGCGCCCGGATATTTTCCCGGTATGACCGATCACCGCACCGTCGACGTCGGAGGCGTACGGCTGGCCTACCAGGTCTCAGGACCTGCGGACGCCCCGCCGCTCGTCCTGCTGCACGCACTCGGCATGGACTCCTCGGACTGGGACGCCGTGGCCCCCGTCCTCGCCCGACGCCGCCGCGTCCACGCCCTCGACCTGCGCGGCCACGGCCGGAGCGAGTGGCCCGGCACGTACTCGTTGGAGCTCATGCGGGACGACGTGCTCGGCTTCCTGGACGCGCTGGCTCTCGACCGGGTGGACCTGGTGGGGCACTCGCTGGGCGGGATCGTCGCCTACCTCCTCGCCGAGGAGCACCCGGGGCGGGTGCACCGCCTCGTCCTGGAGGACGTCCCCGCCCCGCACCCCCGGGAGCGGACCGTACCGACCAGACCGGAGGGCGAGCTGACGTTCGACTGGGACATGGTCCTGGCCGTCAAGCCGCAACTCGACACCCCTGAAGCGCAGTGGCTGGAGCGCCTCGGCCGGATCACCGCCGAGACCCTCGTCGTGGGCGGCGGGCCGGGCAGCCACGTGCCCCAGGACGGCGTGGCCGACCTGGCCCGTCGCGTTCCGCACGGGCGGCTCGTCACCATCGGGGCCGGGCACCTGATCCACCGGGCCGAACCGGAGGAGTTCACGCGGACCGTCGTGGAGTTCCTGTGGCCGGAGGGGGGAGCGGACCCGGGACCGAGAGCCTGACCCGTGCCCACGGTGCGAGCGGGCCGTCTTCCCGGCCTGGGGCCGTCAGCCGATGCCGGCCGGCAGGTCCCAGGATCGGGGCCGGTCGAGGGCCTCCCACTCCTCCCGGAGCAGCGCGTGCACCGCGAGGTCGTGCCGGCGCCCCTGGTGCAGGCAGGCGGAGCGGCGTACCCCCTCGCGCACGAAACCGGCCCCGGCCAGGGCGCCCAGTGCCGCGGTGTTCGT from the Streptomyces sp. NBC_01335 genome contains:
- a CDS encoding acetate kinase; the protein is MTHTTTDATTGQGGAGAAPSGAHRVLVLNSGSSSVKYQLLDMRDHSRLASGLVERIGEETSRLVHTPRPGEGGEARERNGRIADHSAALKAAAEELAADGLGLDSPELAAIGHRVVHGGLRFTEPTVVTDDVLKEIERLVPVAPLHNPANITGIRTAQELRPDLPQVAVFDTAFHTTMPEHAARYAIDVETADAHRVRRYGFHGTSHAYVSRRTAKLLGRPVEELNIIVLHLGNGASASAVAGGRCVDTSMGLTPLEGLVMGTRSGDIDPAVTFHLKRVAGMSADEIDELLNKKSGLVGLCGDNDMREIRRRVDEGDERAALAFDIYIHRLKKYIGAYTAVLGRVDAVAFTAGVGENSAPVREAAIAGLEELGMAVDGALNAVRSPQPRLISPEYARVAVAVVPTDEELEIAGQTFALVGRAAGDGGDGSGTRPEEAGATHP
- the pyk gene encoding pyruvate kinase, producing MRRSKIVCTLGPAVDSHEKLVALIEAGMSVARFNFSHGTHEEHQGRYDRVRKAAAETGRAVGVLADLQGPKIRLAKFAEGPVELVRGDEFTITAEDVPGDKSICGTTYKGLPGDVAKGDPILINDGNVELKVVSVEGPRVKTIVIEGGVISDHKGINLPGAAVNVPALSEKDVDDLRFALRMGCDMVALSFVRDAEDVKDVHKVMDEEGRRVPVIAKVEKPQAVEHMEGVVLAFDGVMVARGDLAVEYPLEKVPMVQKRLVELCRRNAKPVIVATQMMESMITNSRPTRAEASDVANAILDGADAVMLSAESSVGAYPIETVKTMAKIVVAAEEELLSKGLQPLVPGKKPRTQGGAVARAAAEIADFLDGKALVAFTQSGDTARRLSRYRAAQPVLAFTTDESTRNQLTLSWGVEAHVVPHVETTDAMVDMVDAELLKLGRYNEGDTMIITAGSPPGIPGTTNMVHVHHVGGRDRA
- the pta gene encoding phosphate acetyltransferase; translation: MTRSVYVTGIDRGDGRQVVELGVMELLTRQVDRVGVFRPLVHDGPDRLFELLRARYRLSQSPETVYGLDYHEASAVQAEQGTDELVSRLVERFHQVARAYEVVLVLGTDYAETQLPDELALNARLANEFGASVITVVGGKDQPAESVRAETHNAYRAYAGLGCDVLAMVVNRVAPEDRDTLAERIVERLTVPVYVLPDDPALSAPTVAQVTAALGGTVLLGDDAGLARDALDFVFGGAMLPRVLKALTPGCMVVTPGDRADLVVGSLAAHSAGTPPIAGVLLTLDERPGEEILQLAARLAPGTPVISVPGGSFPTAGELFALEGKLNAATPRKAETALGLFERHVDTAALLERVSVARTGRVTPMMFEHDLLEQARADRRRVVLPEGSEERVLRAADVLLRRDVCELTLLGDVDLIRKKAADLGIDLADTQLIDPQTSELRQAFAERYAQLRAHRGVTVELAYDVVSDVNYFGTLMVQEGLAHGMVSGSVHSTAATIRPAFEIIKTKPDARIVSSVFFMCLADKVLVYGDCAVNPDPDAEQLSDIAVQSAATAARFGVDPRIAMLSYSTGTSGSGADVEKVREATDRVRSARPDLLIEGPIQYDAAVEPTVAATKMPESPVAGRATVLIFPDLNTGNNTYKAVQRSANAVAVGPVLQGLRKPVNDLSRGALVQDIVNTVAITAIQAQGEE
- a CDS encoding ATP-dependent 6-phosphofructokinase, which gives rise to MRIGILTAGGDCPGLNAVIRSVVHRAVVGHGDEVIGFEDGFKGLLDGHYRPLDLNAVSGILARGGTILGSARLERDRLREAAENCEELSRRYGIDALIPIGGEGTLTAARMLSEAGMPVVGVPKTIDNDISATDRTFGFDTAVGVATEAIDRLKTTAESHQRVMVVEVMGRHAGWIALESGMGGGAHGICLPERPFQVDDLVKMVEERFARGKKFAVICVAEGAHPAEGSMTYAKGEIDQFGHERFQGIGNRLAVELERRLGKEARPVILGHVQRGGTPTAYDRVLATRFGWHAVEAVHRGEFGNMTALRGTSIEMVPLADAVTQLKTVPADRMFEAESVF